Within Agarivorans litoreus, the genomic segment GCTCGAGGGGCTCTGGCTCTACGCTAATATCAGCGATGGTATTGGCGACGGATGGAGCAAAGCTGACCGCCAAGGTGCTACCAAGTAGCAGCAAGACTAGGCCAAGTAGTTTGTAGTTGGTTTGCATCGGATAACCCTGTTCAAAAGCACCAGTGCATTCTATGGTGATTTTTTGTACAACTCTGTTCTCTGGGGAACAGACAGGTGATGAAAATTAGATAAAAATTTGAGGTGAGTTTTTCAGCAGCCGAGTAAAAAGATGCCTAGCTTCGACCCACAACGTCCCGCACTGATCATCGATGATTGCCCAATGTATCGCACCGCCGCCCGTGGCATGTTGCAAAAACTGGGTGTCTCTTCTGAACTAATTTTTTTCGCCAAGGATGCTCCTTCGGCCTTGGAACAATGTCGTAACCGTCGTTTTCAACTGGTGTTGTGTGACTACAACTTGGGTGAGGGAGCTAATGGCCATCAGTTGATCGACGAGTTGCGCCATAGTGCGCTGCTGGCCGCCGATTGTGTATTGGCGATCGTGACTGCCGATGCCTCGGCCGAAGTGGTTCGCGGCTTCGCCGAGCTGCAGCCCGACGGTTACTTGGTTAAGCCGCTCAACTTTAGCAACTTGTCCAAGCGCTTACCGACAATTGCTCACAAAAAGCTGAGTCTGGCGCGGGTTCATCAGGCGATGGCGCAGCAGGACTACCATATGGCGCTGCACCTCGTAGACAACTTGGTCATTGGCGGAAGTGAGTTCAGCCTGTCAGCATTATTGATTAAGGCCGAGGCCTTGATGCACTTGGGCGAGTATGAGCAAGCGCGTAATCAATTGGTTGGCCTCAACCTAGATGCAGAGAAAGGTCAGGTTAACTTGTTGTTGGCTGAGTTAAGCCTGCGCCAGAAACAATACCCGCTAGCTGAAGCGTTGCTGCTGAAGCTGGAAAACGACCCGATGCTGTGTGCCTTGGCCAAGGAGAAAATGGCCATCAAGTTGCTGCGCCAGCAGCGGGTGGCTGAAGCTTATGCCAAGCTGGAGGAAGCGCTGGCGCACAGCCCCAAGAATACTCAGCGACAGATCTTCAAAGCCCAGCTGGCGATGGCCAACTTTGAGCTACCGGCCGCAGCTCTGAGTATTAACGCCGCCCTGCACCTCGCTCGCCACTCCTTTCGCGAGACGCTAAGCTTGCATCAGCAAGTGGCCCAACTAACCCTAGATCTAGCTCAGTTCAGCGAAGACAACGGTCAGCAAAGTAGCTTGCAGCGACGCTTCGCCGAACAGTGTCGCCGGTTGCGTGGCCGCTTTCAGCGCAAAGACTATAAACCGCTGGAGCTATTGATGTTGGCCAGAAGCAATGGCATTCAAGGTTACATTGGTAAAGCCCGACAGATGCTGGCTGACTACCACTCGTGGTTGGAGCAGCAGGAACAGCACCAGCCCTCAGTACTAGAGGACTTGGAGCTAGCCAAGGTTTATCAGTTGCTGAGCTTTCCGCAGGAGTACAAAGCGCAATTGCGGGTGGCCCAGCATAGCTTGTTGAAGTTGTCCGATAGCGACCAAAGTTTGATGCTCCAGCGCTATCTGTCTAAGTGGCAGGAGCGCGTTGACGGTATGCAAGCCAAGGCTAATCGGCTCAAGGAGCAAAGTCAGCGTGCTTATCGCGATCAGAATTTCGAGCGGGCCACCGGTTTGCTGGTGCAAGCGCTAGAGTTAAACCGCAGCGATTTGGAGATCCCGGCACGCTTAACCACCTGCTTGACCAAGGCCTGGCCACTGGGTTGGAGCAAGAGTGAGGTGATTGAATTGGCGCTGCGCTGTCGAGAGTTGCTCAAGGGCAGCAGTCTTTCCAGCCAACCTCGCTATCAAACTAGCTCGCGCGCGCTATCTGGACAGCTACAAGTTCAAGAACTCGAAACCAGCAACTAGGGGTCACTATGACATATTCTGCGAAACAACAAACAGCGATTCGGGTGCTCGTGGTTGAGGACGACCCCTTTCAGCAAAGGCTAATGAAGAGCCTGTTGAGTTCCATGGACGGGGTGCAATGTGAGGTTGCCGATAATGGTCTGAGGGCTGTGGCCCAGCTTAGTCAGCAGCCAGAACCAGACTTCATCTTCTGCGATTTACATATGCCGGAGATGGACGGGGTGGAGTTTATTCGCTCACTGGCCAAGCGTAGCCTGGGTTCCCACTTGGTACTGAGTAGCAGTGCCGAAGATGACGTGGTTACCGCGGTAAAGTCGATGGCCAGCGGCTACGGCTTGAAGGACTTGAGCGTGTTAAGCAAGCCGGTGCGTAAGCAGCAGTTGCAGGCTCTGATGGATGATTTGTTAGCTAAGCCCAAAGCTAAAATAACGGCCAGTCTTAAACACAGCCTTAAGCCGTGCTTTAGCGATCAACAGTTGCAGCAGGCCCTGTATGACGGGGAGTTTCAGGCCTATTATCAGCCCCACATCGATGCTAAAACCGGTATGCTGGTCGGTGCCGAGGCGCTGGTGCGTTGGCAACACCAAGGCCAGCTTTATATGCCCAATGCCTTTTTGTCGCGCTTGCTAGAGTTGGGCCAAGGTCACCAATTGACCAAGCAGGTATTGACTCAGGCCGTTGCCAGTTGTGCTAAGTGGCAAAATGAGCTGGATCAGGCCTATGTCAGTGTCAATGTGACCCCCAGCGATTTGATGGACCTGCGCTTTGCTGACTTTGTCGCTAAGCTCTTGGAGCAGCATCAACTTCCGGCCCACCGACTGGTCTTGGAAGTTACCGAGAACGAGATCTATCCACAAATGGCCAAGGCTTTGGACAGCCTGAGCCGCTTGCGGCTGCTGGGCGTTGGCCTAGCGGTGGATGATTTTGGCACCGGCCATTCGTCGATGATGCAGCTTTGCACCAGCCCCTTCACTGAGCTGAAGATCGACCAGCTGTTTATCCGGCGTATGCTCAGTGATCGCAAATGTGCGGCAGTAGTGCGGGCCTCGCTGGCTTTGGCTGAAAGCCTAGGGATCCGCAGTGTGGCCGAGGGGGTGGAAGATCAGCAGCTGGCTGATACCTTGGAAGAGTGGGGCTGCGATGGCCTACAAGGCTATTGCTACGCCAAGGCCATGGCCTTACCGGACTTTATTACTTGGGCCAAAGCCGAGGCTCAGCTTGCCAAGGACATTGCCGGAGCTTGAGGTGAATCAACAGATAAAAGATGCATTTAATCAGCAGATTGGTCACAATGCGCAGGCTTAATTATAGAGATGAATATATGCAAAAATTGTTGGTAGTGCGAAACGATAAAATTGGCGACTTTATGCTGGCGTGGCCAAGTTTTGCCTTACTTAAAAACTCTCTACCTAATTGCGAAATTAGTGCTTTAGTTCCTAGCTATACCGCTCCTCTGGCAGAGCTTTGCCCTTGGATTGATAAGGTAATTATTGATTGCGGGGCTGATGGTGATGCTGGCGAGCAAGCTGCACTACTTAATGAGGTGAAGCAACAGCACTTTGATGGTTATTTGTGCCTGTTCTCGACCATGCGTAACGCTTGGTTAGGTGCACGCGCCGGTATTAAATTACGCTGTGCACCCGCCACTAAGCTCGCTCAGTTTTTGTATAATCACCGAGTAAAGCAACGCCGCTCTCAATCTCGAAAACCTGAATTTGAATACAACTTAGAACTTACCCGCGCTTTTTTAACTAAGTTGCAAGTCAACCCGATAGAGCCTAGTCCTCCTTATTTGCAGTTTAGCGCTGAGCAAATTGCTAAACGTAAACAGGCTGAGTTTGCCGAGTTGGATGATAAATCCTTAGCCATGGTGCATATCGGCAGCGGTGGCTCGGCCAATAACTTAAGCATTGAGCAGTATTTTAGCTTGATTGATTGTCTGGCTAAGCTTAAGCCCGAGTTACACTTTGTGATTACTGCAGGGCCTGGTGAGTTAATCGCCGCCCAAGAGTTGGTAAACCAGTTAGATACTGCAGAGGTGTCTAGTCAGCTATATTATTCAGAAGATGGTTTAAAAACCTTTTGTGAAGTGCTGGCCTGTGCAAGTTTATTTATTGCGGGGTCTACCGGGCCTTTGCACATTGCTGGCGCTTTGGATGTGCCAACCGTGGGCTTTTTCCCCAGTCGTCGCAGTGCTACACCTTTGCGTTGGCAACCGCTTAATAGCAAGGGGCGTCATATTTCTTTTTCACCGCCAGCAGGTGAACTCACGCAAGAAGATATGAGTTTGATAAATGTGAGTGACTCGGCGGTTAAAATTAATTTGTGGTGGCAAAAGCTGCAGACAAAACAAGTAGCAGAATAAAACGATGAGCGTAAGAAAAAAGATAAAAACGGCACTGCGAAAGTTTGACGGAAAGCGCAGAGAGAAATCGATTGGTTTGGAGGTTTGGTTTCTTAAATTTCTGGGCGGTAGAAACGGTAGAACTAAGCGTTTGCTTAAGCCTACAGAGGTGAAACGTGTTTTAATTATTCGCAACAACAAACGCATAGGAAATATGTTTTTTTTATTGCCCTTTGTTAACCAAGTTAAAGCGCTGTATCCCGATGCTGAGGTTGAGCTAATACTTAGTGATCCTTGGCAGGGCTCGATATTTGAAAACCTAGGGTTGGCTAAAGTCCATTTCTCTCAGTTTGGTTTGAAAACCATTCCGCAGTTTTTTCGGGTAATGAGGCAACTAAAGCAACAGCCCTATGATTTGGCTCTAGTGCCTTATGGTGGGTCAAGTGATCGGATTGTCGCGTCGATGATTGAAAGCAAAAATGTTATTGCCTTTAACGGTTCGGCTAATGCAGCTATTTGTAGCCATACGTTTAAATATCAAGGCCGCTACCAACACTTTGCACTTAGCTGTATGGAGCTTTTAGAGCAACTGCATAATGCTGAGCCCACTGAATATTTTGGACGACTAGTATTGAGTGACGCTGAGCAGCAAGAAGCGCTTAAGCAATTGCAGACTTTGTTGGGCGAATGCCAAGCAAAACCAAGTTTGGCGTATTTTCGTGGCGCGCGTGGCGCTAAGGTGATTGCCGATAAAGACTGGCAGGCTTTGTTAGCTAAGTTTAAGCAGCACTATGCTGGCGAAGTGAACCTTATTGAGATACTGAGCCCTGATGTAACAGAGCCACTGGCAGAAGCAGATTTCACCTATTCTAATGGTGATTTAAGAAAGTTAGCGGCATTTTTACAGCAAGTACCGTTGTTTTTCTGTGGTGATACAGGCCCCTTACACCTTGCAAGCTCTGCTGGTGCCTATTGCGTAGGTTTGTTTACGGTAACCAACGTAGCGCAATATGGCTGCCTAGGTGAACACGCAGTTAATGTGACTGATTTGGCTGCTATTGATGCAGGCAAATTGTTGGAAGAACTTAAACTTAAGTAAGTTTACTTTTTGTAGTGGCTGTCGTTTTCTCGTGCCCATAAATCGGCGTATTTAACAAAGGTTGAATGCGCTGATAACAGGGCTATCAAAAAGCCGGCTTTACCATCTAAAAAACCGCGTTTAAGTAAATACATTTTGGCAAAACAACCTATGGCGTGCATTACGCCTTGCCCCAATGTTGCACGTTTCCCTCTGGCTTCGCGTTGATCTGCCCAAGCTTTGGCATAACCCGCTGATTTGACTAAGTAGTGCTCTATGTTTTTGTAGGAGTAATGCAAGATATCACCGTCTAGCTCTGCCACTTGGCAATTCTCCGGCACTATTACAGACTCGTGCACTAAGTTATCGTTGTAGCCAGTGAGTTCTCGTGGATAAAGGCGAATGTGTCGGTAGTACCAGCCAGAGTGCTTTAAAAAGCGGCCAAATACCCAAGTAAGTTCATTAAGATTAAATACGGTGTTATTCGGCGGGTTTTCAAGCATTTTTTGGATATTTTGGCGCAGAGTGTCATCAATACGTTCATCGGCATCTACTGCCAAGATCCAATCGCTGTTTGCATAACTTTGGGCCAGTTGCTTTTGTTTACCAAAGCCCGGCCACTTAGCATTGCTATAAACATCTTTAGTATATTGTTTGGCAAGGGCTACGGTACTGTCGGTGCTGCCAGAGTCAACAACTACTATTTGGTCCACCCAAGTTAAGCTTTCTAAGCAATCTTTTAGACTGTCTTGCTCATTTTTAGTAATGATTATTGCGCTAATGCTAGCTTGGCGTGCACTCATAATAGTTGCTCTTTTTTAATTAATTCAAACATCTCAATAACGGCATCGAGCGTAATATGTTGCATAGCCTTTGGGTCTTTTACTCGGCTGCGCCAACTAAGTTGCTCGGCAGGTTTACCTTGCTCTTGTTCGATTAGCTGTTGCCAAACACTCACTACGTAGTTTCGGTAATGATAAGGCCCGGTGCGTTGCGGGTTGTGGTGAGCATACAGCCCTAAAACGGGTGTATTTACCGCTACCGCCATGTGGGCTGGGCCAGTATCTGGTGATATTAGCAGATCTGCTTGGGCAATCAGTGCCCAAAGCTGGCTTAAGCTGGTTTTTCCACAAAGGTTGTTTAATTTTCCTTGGCAAGCTTGGTTAATTTGCTCGCTTAGAGCCACTTCATTGCTAGCTGGGCTGCCGATTAAGCTCACATGGTAACCCTGCTTAAGCGCGTATTGGGCGATGCCTGCATAACCTTGTAAGGTCCAATTTTTATAGGCTTTGCTAGCGGCCGGACAGATCACGATTTGTTTACCAGAACTGCCTAGCAATTGTTTGGCAGTTTGTTGGTCTGCTTGAGAAAGTGGAACCTGCCAACTTGGAGTTTGAATATCTACTCCCAGTGGTAATAGAAACTGTAAAAAACCATCTAAGACATGAGCAGAATTAGCCGCCGCAATTTTCTCGTTAGTAAATAGCCATTGGCCATCTTTAGCGCGGCTCTTGTCAAAACCAATTCTACGCTTTGCGCGAATGCAGCAGCTTAACAAGCTGGCGCGCAGTGCTGCTTGCATATGTAGCAATACATCAAATTGTTGGTTCTTAAGCTCTCGTTTAATGGCGAGCATGCCTTTCAAGCCATCTTTTTTATTGTATATAACCAGTTTTATATCACTGACGGCCGCTAATAGCTGTGCTTCTGCCTTGCCGCAAATCCAGGTGATGTCGCTATTTGGGTAATGTTGTTGCAGTTGCTGTATTACTGCGAGGGCATTACATACGTCGCCAATGGCAGAGAGGCGTAATACGCAGATTTTTAAGGTAGCTGATTTGCTGTTCATTTTGACAAAAGTGGCGGATTTTCTTAAGTATTATGCTTTTTGCTGCGTGCGTTGTAAAATTGCTGTGATTTGTTTCACAAGCGATAACTATGCAAATAGAAAAACAAAAAACTGCTGACGGCTGGCTATTTTATAACCCAGATATATGGCGGCAAGTTAGTGACGCTTATTTTGAGCCACGTCATTGGCAGCAAAATAGAGCTGTAGTTGGCCAAGCAATGGGGCGAGGTAAAACGCTGTTTTTTCGTTTTGAGCATCGTGAGTTTGTATTACGCCATTATCACCGCGGTGGTTTAATCTCAAAGTTAAGCAATGACCGATATATCTACTCCAGTTTACAAAGTAGTCGTGTGTGGAAAGAATTTTCATTATTGATGAAATTACAAACCTTAGGTTTGCCCGCTCCAGTGCCAGTGGCCGGCAGAGTAAAACGTAAAGGATTTAGTTTTCAAGCGGATTTGATTTTAGAGCGGATTAGTGGCGCTAAAGATCTTGCTAAGTTACTTAGCGAGCGTCGGTTATCATTAGCCTTGTGGCAAAAAATTGCAGAGACTATCGCCCAATTTCATCAAGCGGGGGTTTATCATGCTGATTTAAACCTGCGGAATATTATGGTTGATGATCAGCAGCAGGTTTGGCTTATTGATTTCGATAATGGCCGCATTTGTCGCCCGCGTAAAAAATGGCAGCAAGCCAATATCGCTCGTTTATACCGCTCTCTAGAGAAAGAGCAAGCCAAACCAGGGTATTGCCATTGGTTAGAGTCTGACTGGCAGCATTTTTTAACTAGCTATCAGCAGGCGCTTTAAGGGGTTAAGGCAGATATACTGCGTGTTAACGCACCTTGGTTTTGTTTTACAATTGTTAAACCCGCGTCACCCGCTTTGCGGCGCTCTTCCTGGTTTGCCAACCACGCTTTAAGCCAGTTGGCCAGTTGTTCTGTATCAGCGCTTAGTTTAAGTGCGCCTGATGCCTGTAATTGTTGGCTAATGTCTGAGAAATTAAAATCATGTTCGCCCGCCACACAAGGCAAGCCCATGGCGGCTGCTTCTAAGTAATTATGTCCGCCAATGGGTACTAATGACCCCCCGATAAATGCGGCATCGGCACAGCCATACATCAACAGCATCTCGCCCATAGTGTCGGCTAAATAAACCGCGTTTTTTGCGCTGGGGCTTTGTTGTTTGCTGCGACGTGCGCAATCAAAGCCGCTGCCTGCGATTAATTCGGCCACTTGATCGAAGCGCTCTGGGTGTCGCGGCACTAATATTAATACGCTGTCGGGAAGCTGCTTGCGTACTTTTTGCATTACCTCAAGTATTTTCTCGTCTTCGCCTTTATGGGTGCTTGCGGCAATCCATACTAAGCGCTCACCAAACAAACTCGACCTAAGTTGCTTTGCTTGTTGCTGTATATTTTTGGTATCGGGTAGGTCGTATTTTATAGAACCCGTTACCACTAAGTTGGCTGCCGCAACTCCCAATTGATTAAAGCGCTGTGCGTCATCTTGATGTTGTGCTAATACCAAATTGAGCTTGTTATAAAGGTTTTGAGCAAAACCTTTAAATCGCATATATCCCCTGCACGAGCGTTCAGACATTCGAGCGTTTATTAGCGATACCGGGATCTGCTTTTTGTGACACAAGCTTAACCAGTTTGGCCACAATTCGGTTTCCATAATCCATAGCTTTTTAGGTCGGTGAAGATGCAGAAAGCAGCAAATACAAGGCCATAAATCAAAGGGCGCATAACGATGAGTAACTAAGTCACCAAGTTTTTGTTTAACCTGTTCAGCCCCGGTGGCCGTGGTGGTGGTGAGTAGAATGTTTAACTCTGGCTGTTGTTGTTTTATTTGAGTAATTAGTGGAATAGCAGCCAATACTTCGCCTACCGATACCGCATGAAACCACAGGTCCACCTTCGCCACTTTTTGGCTAAGCCCAAAATGTTCCAACCAGCGTTTGCCTACCGAAGGTTTACCCGCTCGTGGCCAATAGAGTTTGTACAGGGCTAAGGGAAGTACTAAAACGAGTAGTAGTTGGTATAAGAAAAAGACGATCACATTCTGGTTAACATAGAGAGTAATGCAGCGAGTTTAGCACCTAAATACGGCGAAAGGTTAGTAGTTTGCTTTTAAGCTGTTAATATTGCCTTGGAAGAGAATTGTATAAAGTGAACAAAGTGAAAGTCATTATTATTCGAGCCGGGGCCTTAGGCGATACGGTTTTTGCAACCGCAATTGTCGATGCTTTATATTCTCAATTTGGAGATGCTCTTGCAGTTGATTGGTTAGGAACTCCCTTAGCAAAAGGTTTGTTTGCTGAGGATCCGTTGATTAAAAATGTGTTTTCTTTGAGAAGACGTAAATTACCTATTTGCTTAAGTAAAGAGAAGCGCGCAATTGTTAATCATTCGAAGAAGCAACCTTATGATTTGCTGATTAACTTGGAGCATTCTGCTCGTTTTCATTCACTGTTTAAGTCAATTAAGGCAACACAAAAACTCAATGTAGCTGACGTAGATAAAAGCAAAGCGTTGGGGCCGCATGCGGTAGACAATATGCTTTCTGTATTTTCGGGTACTGACTATCAATATAAACACGCTAAGCCGCGTTTAGTTGGCTCGAGTTTAGACAAAATAGCCGATAAGTTTAACCTGCCTGACAGCTATATAGTTTTGCATGCCGCTAATAGCCACTCTGATAAACAAGACTACCGTAGTTATAGAGCTTGGCCTATTGAGCAGTGGTTGCTGTTAGCTAAGCAGCTTCTCGATTCTTGCCATGTGGTATTAGTTGGCACCGCTGAAGAAGCAAAAGGTCTTGCGCCACTTACGGCCTTAAAGCATAAAAACCTGCATAACTTAGTGGGTAATACAAACTTAGCTGAGCTTATAGGTGTATTGGGAAATGCCAGAGCGGTTGTGACTACCGACACGGGGCCATCGCACATTGCGGCGGCGGCTGGCGCTCCTACTTTAGCCTTGTTCGGTCCAAGTGATCCTAATGAAACCGGGCCATATTCCTGTAAAGCTAACCATGTAAGCGTTGTTAGCTTGCAATTAGATTGCTCACCTTGCTCTTTTACCCCTCGATTTAAGCAGTGCCAACACAATAATTGTATGAAGCAATTGCCAGTAGAACGGGTGCTGTCTCAGCTTAGCTCAATGATGAATAACATTTAACATTATGAATATTACGGTAATAGTTCGAGTTTATAACCGACTTGATGATCTAGCATGCTGCTTACAGGTAATAAATCAGCTTTGGCAGCAAAATAATTACCATGTAGTGTTGGTAAGTAACGGTAAAAACGCGGGCTACGTTGTTTCTGAAGAACTTGAAAAATATGCTAACGTGCACGTTTGCCTTGAAGAAAATGCTGGTCACCTGAAGGGAAATAGTCAGCTACTGCAGGCCGCTATACCTTATATTGCAGACGATAGTGAGTACACCGTTATTTTGGAGGCCGATACTTGGTTGCTTGATGATTCGCTAATTACTCGATACTGCAGGAAAATGAGTAATCAGGCCGCGGTTTGGTCGAGTGCTAGCTGGATATCGAATGTTTGGAGTGTTGGTCTAGATTTTGCGATTATCTCAAGTGACTATTTACGTGCGAATCCCAAGCTAGTTGATTATGGTGAGCACCCTGAGAAAACCGTATGTAATTATTTACTAGAAGATCATCAGCGCTTTTTGTTCATAAAAGAGAATATGCCTGTTCACCCGAGTAAGCTTTTCCGAACGTTATACCCTAAATGTAATTACCGTTTTAATAGCTTTATTCGTTCTAAAATGGTGACTCACCATATTGAAGAGCTTGACGGAGGCTTAGCAGAAAAAAAGCGCCTTGCGAACTTGTGCCTGGATGATGACTTCTTCCCTGTAAATCAAACTCAAAGCCGTTTTCTATTTAGGCTAAAATGTCGGCTGATTGCTTTATTGGTGGTGGTTTTACCGCAATCTAGTTGGTTTAAGCCTAAGCGTCGTTGGCAAGGTTAAGGCAATAACTCATCCATTGCATGAATTGCTCTACCAGCAGACAGTTCGGTTAAACACTTTAGGTGGCCAAACTGACAAGTCTTTTTAAAACACGGGCGACAATCGATATCAGTATGCAAGATAGCGGCATGTTTGGTTAGTGGTGGTGTGTATTTTGGTGAAGACGAACCATAAACGGCGATTAACGGTAACTCTAGCGCTGCGGCGATGTGCATTAAACCTGAGTCATTACTTACCGCCAAAGTCGCTAGCGCCATTAAATCGATAGCTTCAGCTAACTTAGTTTTTCCTGCAAGGTTGTGGCAGTACTGTTGCTGCTCTTGGGGGACGTGGCTAATGATTTGCGCTCCCACGGCTTGATCTTTATCTGAGCCAAAAATCCATACTTGACCTTTGCGCTCGCTAATCCAGTGGGCTGCCACTTGGGCGTAGTGTTGCTCTGGCCAGCGCTTTGCAGGACCAAATTCTGCGCCAGGGCACAAGGCTAATATTGGCTGTTCTGTGTTTAATGCAAGCTGAGTTAAAGCCTCTTGCTGATTTGCTTGGTTGGCTTGTAGCTGAGGGTGCAGATAAGCGGGTAGATCAGCTGCTGATTGCATCGACGTTTTAGGGTGAGCCAAGGAAACATAACGCTCCACCATTAGTGGGAATTTTTGTTTGTTGCTGCGCAAATCGTTAAGCAGACCATAGCGGCTTTCCCCTTTCCAACCAGTACGTTGCTTAATGCCGGCAAACCAAGGGATTAGTGCGGACTTTAATGAGTTAGGTTGGGTAATGGCCCAATCATAGCGGTTTTGTTTTAGCTCGCGGGCTAGCTTCCAACGTGTTGCAAGTTGCAAATCACCGTGGCCTAAGGGCATACGCAGCGCATTGTCTACTTCGGGCATCCGCTCCAGCATGGGGCGACACCAATCTGGTGCTAATACGTCCAACTGCGCCTTGGGGTGCAGTTGTTTAAGGGTTTTGTACAAGCTTTGCGACATTACCATATCGCCTACCCAAGATGGGCCTACCACCAAAATTTTCATTAACAACCTATGTTAAAAAAGGG encodes:
- a CDS encoding glycosyltransferase family 9 protein, with amino-acid sequence MSVRKKIKTALRKFDGKRREKSIGLEVWFLKFLGGRNGRTKRLLKPTEVKRVLIIRNNKRIGNMFFLLPFVNQVKALYPDAEVELILSDPWQGSIFENLGLAKVHFSQFGLKTIPQFFRVMRQLKQQPYDLALVPYGGSSDRIVASMIESKNVIAFNGSANAAICSHTFKYQGRYQHFALSCMELLEQLHNAEPTEYFGRLVLSDAEQQEALKQLQTLLGECQAKPSLAYFRGARGAKVIADKDWQALLAKFKQHYAGEVNLIEILSPDVTEPLAEADFTYSNGDLRKLAAFLQQVPLFFCGDTGPLHLASSAGAYCVGLFTVTNVAQYGCLGEHAVNVTDLAAIDAGKLLEELKLK
- a CDS encoding glycosyltransferase family 9 protein, whose translation is MQKLLVVRNDKIGDFMLAWPSFALLKNSLPNCEISALVPSYTAPLAELCPWIDKVIIDCGADGDAGEQAALLNEVKQQHFDGYLCLFSTMRNAWLGARAGIKLRCAPATKLAQFLYNHRVKQRRSQSRKPEFEYNLELTRAFLTKLQVNPIEPSPPYLQFSAEQIAKRKQAEFAELDDKSLAMVHIGSGGSANNLSIEQYFSLIDCLAKLKPELHFVITAGPGELIAAQELVNQLDTAEVSSQLYYSEDGLKTFCEVLACASLFIAGSTGPLHIAGALDVPTVGFFPSRRSATPLRWQPLNSKGRHISFSPPAGELTQEDMSLINVSDSAVKINLWWQKLQTKQVAE
- a CDS encoding 3-deoxy-D-manno-octulosonic acid kinase, producing MQIEKQKTADGWLFYNPDIWRQVSDAYFEPRHWQQNRAVVGQAMGRGKTLFFRFEHREFVLRHYHRGGLISKLSNDRYIYSSLQSSRVWKEFSLLMKLQTLGLPAPVPVAGRVKRKGFSFQADLILERISGAKDLAKLLSERRLSLALWQKIAETIAQFHQAGVYHADLNLRNIMVDDQQQVWLIDFDNGRICRPRKKWQQANIARLYRSLEKEQAKPGYCHWLESDWQHFLTSYQQAL
- the waaA gene encoding lipid IV(A) 3-deoxy-D-manno-octulosonic acid transferase, with the protein product MIVFFLYQLLLVLVLPLALYKLYWPRAGKPSVGKRWLEHFGLSQKVAKVDLWFHAVSVGEVLAAIPLITQIKQQQPELNILLTTTTATGAEQVKQKLGDLVTHRYAPFDLWPCICCFLHLHRPKKLWIMETELWPNWLSLCHKKQIPVSLINARMSERSCRGYMRFKGFAQNLYNKLNLVLAQHQDDAQRFNQLGVAAANLVVTGSIKYDLPDTKNIQQQAKQLRSSLFGERLVWIAASTHKGEDEKILEVMQKVRKQLPDSVLILVPRHPERFDQVAELIAGSGFDCARRSKQQSPSAKNAVYLADTMGEMLLMYGCADAAFIGGSLVPIGGHNYLEAAAMGLPCVAGEHDFNFSDISQQLQASGALKLSADTEQLANWLKAWLANQEERRKAGDAGLTIVKQNQGALTRSISALTP
- a CDS encoding glycosyltransferase family 9 protein; the encoded protein is MNSKSATLKICVLRLSAIGDVCNALAVIQQLQQHYPNSDITWICGKAEAQLLAAVSDIKLVIYNKKDGLKGMLAIKRELKNQQFDVLLHMQAALRASLLSCCIRAKRRIGFDKSRAKDGQWLFTNEKIAAANSAHVLDGFLQFLLPLGVDIQTPSWQVPLSQADQQTAKQLLGSSGKQIVICPAASKAYKNWTLQGYAGIAQYALKQGYHVSLIGSPASNEVALSEQINQACQGKLNNLCGKTSLSQLWALIAQADLLISPDTGPAHMAVAVNTPVLGLYAHHNPQRTGPYHYRNYVVSVWQQLIEQEQGKPAEQLSWRSRVKDPKAMQHITLDAVIEMFELIKKEQLL
- a CDS encoding EAL domain-containing response regulator, with product MTYSAKQQTAIRVLVVEDDPFQQRLMKSLLSSMDGVQCEVADNGLRAVAQLSQQPEPDFIFCDLHMPEMDGVEFIRSLAKRSLGSHLVLSSSAEDDVVTAVKSMASGYGLKDLSVLSKPVRKQQLQALMDDLLAKPKAKITASLKHSLKPCFSDQQLQQALYDGEFQAYYQPHIDAKTGMLVGAEALVRWQHQGQLYMPNAFLSRLLELGQGHQLTKQVLTQAVASCAKWQNELDQAYVSVNVTPSDLMDLRFADFVAKLLEQHQLPAHRLVLEVTENEIYPQMAKALDSLSRLRLLGVGLAVDDFGTGHSSMMQLCTSPFTELKIDQLFIRRMLSDRKCAAVVRASLALAESLGIRSVAEGVEDQQLADTLEEWGCDGLQGYCYAKAMALPDFITWAKAEAQLAKDIAGA
- a CDS encoding glycosyltransferase family 2 protein codes for the protein MSARQASISAIIITKNEQDSLKDCLESLTWVDQIVVVDSGSTDSTVALAKQYTKDVYSNAKWPGFGKQKQLAQSYANSDWILAVDADERIDDTLRQNIQKMLENPPNNTVFNLNELTWVFGRFLKHSGWYYRHIRLYPRELTGYNDNLVHESVIVPENCQVAELDGDILHYSYKNIEHYLVKSAGYAKAWADQREARGKRATLGQGVMHAIGCFAKMYLLKRGFLDGKAGFLIALLSAHSTFVKYADLWARENDSHYKK
- a CDS encoding response regulator, encoding MPSFDPQRPALIIDDCPMYRTAARGMLQKLGVSSELIFFAKDAPSALEQCRNRRFQLVLCDYNLGEGANGHQLIDELRHSALLAADCVLAIVTADASAEVVRGFAELQPDGYLVKPLNFSNLSKRLPTIAHKKLSLARVHQAMAQQDYHMALHLVDNLVIGGSEFSLSALLIKAEALMHLGEYEQARNQLVGLNLDAEKGQVNLLLAELSLRQKQYPLAEALLLKLENDPMLCALAKEKMAIKLLRQQRVAEAYAKLEEALAHSPKNTQRQIFKAQLAMANFELPAAALSINAALHLARHSFRETLSLHQQVAQLTLDLAQFSEDNGQQSSLQRRFAEQCRRLRGRFQRKDYKPLELLMLARSNGIQGYIGKARQMLADYHSWLEQQEQHQPSVLEDLELAKVYQLLSFPQEYKAQLRVAQHSLLKLSDSDQSLMLQRYLSKWQERVDGMQAKANRLKEQSQRAYRDQNFERATGLLVQALELNRSDLEIPARLTTCLTKAWPLGWSKSEVIELALRCRELLKGSSLSSQPRYQTSSRALSGQLQVQELETSN